The Agromyces mangrovi genome contains a region encoding:
- the pstB gene encoding phosphate ABC transporter ATP-binding protein PstB has translation MSKRIEVNDLNVYYGKFRAVEGVSLEIEPRSVTAFIGPSGCGKTTFLRTLNRMHEVTPGASVEGEVLIDGNNLYGQGVDPVLVRRQVGMVFQRPNPFPTMSIRENVLAGVKLNNRRISKKDADDLVEQSLQGANLWNEVKDRLDRPGSGLSGGQQQRLCIARTIAVSPEVILMDEPCSALDPISTLAIEDLIEELKKEYTIVIVTHNMQQASRVSDKTAFFNIAGTGKPGKLIEYDDTTTIFSNPTQKSTEDYVSGRFG, from the coding sequence GTGTCCAAGCGCATCGAAGTCAACGACCTCAACGTCTACTACGGCAAGTTCCGCGCCGTGGAGGGCGTGAGCCTCGAGATCGAACCCCGCTCCGTCACGGCCTTCATCGGGCCGTCCGGCTGCGGCAAGACCACCTTTCTCCGCACGCTCAACCGCATGCACGAGGTCACCCCCGGGGCATCCGTCGAGGGCGAGGTGCTCATCGACGGCAACAACCTGTACGGCCAGGGCGTCGACCCGGTGCTCGTGCGTCGCCAGGTGGGCATGGTCTTCCAGCGCCCGAACCCGTTCCCGACCATGTCGATCCGCGAGAACGTGCTGGCGGGCGTGAAGCTCAACAACCGCCGCATCTCGAAGAAGGACGCCGACGACCTCGTCGAGCAGTCGCTGCAGGGCGCCAACCTCTGGAACGAGGTCAAGGACCGCCTCGACCGCCCCGGCTCGGGCCTCTCGGGCGGCCAGCAGCAGCGCCTCTGCATCGCGCGCACCATCGCGGTCTCCCCCGAGGTCATCCTCATGGACGAGCCGTGCTCGGCCCTCGACCCGATCTCGACGCTCGCGATCGAGGACCTCATCGAGGAGCTGAAGAAGGAGTACACGATCGTGATCGTGACCCACAACATGCAGCAGGCCTCGCGCGTGTCCGACAAGACCGCGTTCTTCAACATCGCCGGCACCGGCAAGCCCGGCAAGCTCATCGAGTACGACGACACCACGACGATCTTCTCCAACCCGACCCAGAAGTCGACCGAGGACTACGTCTCGGGCCGCTTCGGGTAG
- the pstC gene encoding phosphate ABC transporter permease subunit PstC, with product MTTTTQAPPIRGKQRAGDRVFSGSAVFAGAMILVTLGAVAIFLIVQSVPALFATSENASILTTNFWDYVWPLLFGTVWAAALALIIATPLSIGIALFISHYAPRRLASALGYIVDLLAAVPSVVFGLWGIGVLAPAVQPLYSWLVDNMGWFPLFAGPVSGTGRTILTAAVVLAVMVLPIMTAINREVFLQTPVLHEEAALALGATRWEMIRTAVLPFGAPGMLSAGVLGLGRALGETMAVAMVLSATGAVTFQLLTSVNPSTIAANIALSFPEAYGININVLIATGLILFIVTFGVNALARWVVSRRKEFSGAN from the coding sequence ATGACGACGACCACCCAGGCCCCTCCCATCCGGGGCAAGCAACGAGCAGGCGACCGCGTCTTCTCGGGATCGGCCGTCTTCGCCGGCGCGATGATCCTGGTGACGCTCGGCGCCGTCGCGATCTTCCTGATCGTCCAGTCGGTCCCGGCACTGTTCGCCACCTCCGAGAACGCGTCGATCCTCACCACCAACTTCTGGGACTACGTCTGGCCGCTGCTGTTCGGCACGGTCTGGGCCGCCGCCCTCGCGCTCATCATCGCGACGCCGCTCTCCATCGGCATCGCGCTCTTCATCTCGCACTACGCTCCGCGCCGCCTCGCCTCGGCGCTCGGCTACATCGTCGACCTGCTCGCCGCCGTGCCGTCGGTCGTCTTCGGCCTCTGGGGCATCGGCGTGCTGGCCCCGGCGGTCCAGCCGCTGTACAGCTGGCTCGTCGACAACATGGGCTGGTTCCCGCTCTTCGCCGGCCCGGTCTCCGGCACCGGCCGCACCATCCTCACCGCCGCCGTCGTGCTCGCCGTGATGGTGCTGCCGATCATGACCGCCATCAACCGCGAGGTCTTCCTGCAGACGCCGGTGCTGCACGAGGAGGCCGCGCTCGCCCTCGGCGCGACACGCTGGGAGATGATCCGCACCGCGGTCCTCCCGTTCGGCGCCCCGGGCATGCTCTCCGCCGGCGTGCTGGGCCTCGGCCGTGCGCTCGGCGAGACCATGGCGGTCGCCATGGTGCTGTCGGCCACCGGCGCCGTCACCTTCCAGCTGCTCACCTCGGTGAACCCCTCCACCATCGCGGCGAACATCGCCCTGAGCTTCCCCGAGGCGTACGGCATCAACATCAACGTGCTGATCGCGACCGGCCTCATCCTCTTCATCGTCACGTTCGGCGTCAACGCGCTCGCCCGCTGGGTCGTGAGCCGCCGCAAGGAATTCTCGGGAGCGAACTGA
- a CDS encoding aminotransferase class IV — translation MLSRGVEHGPAPTAWLHAFPAADQTRARTEGLAVVTLDRGFDLGTPDRAPWLLLGAKTLSYAVNMAAIREARRRGADDALFVTSDGYVMEGPTSSVILRHGDVFSTPAPSGAILRGTTQVSLFEHLAATGERTEVRDITVDELETADAAWLVSSIRMAAPVRRIDGRDLPVDPRTAAFNAYLLSPRD, via the coding sequence GTGCTGAGCCGCGGCGTCGAGCACGGGCCCGCGCCCACCGCCTGGTTGCACGCCTTCCCGGCCGCCGACCAGACCCGCGCACGCACCGAGGGACTCGCCGTCGTGACCCTCGACCGCGGCTTCGACCTCGGCACGCCCGACCGGGCCCCGTGGCTGCTGCTGGGCGCGAAGACGCTCTCGTACGCCGTGAACATGGCGGCCATCCGCGAGGCGCGCCGGCGCGGCGCCGACGACGCGCTGTTCGTGACGAGCGACGGCTACGTGATGGAGGGGCCGACCTCGTCGGTCATCCTCCGCCACGGCGACGTCTTCTCGACGCCCGCACCGAGCGGCGCGATCCTGCGAGGCACCACCCAGGTCTCGCTCTTCGAGCACCTCGCGGCCACGGGCGAGCGCACCGAGGTCCGCGACATCACGGTCGACGAGCTGGAGACGGCGGATGCCGCGTGGCTGGTCTCCAGCATCCGCATGGCCGCCCCGGTGCGACGGATCGACGGACGCGACCTGCCCGTCGACCCGCGCACCGCGGCGTTCAACGCGTACCTGCTCAGTCCTCGCGACTGA
- a CDS encoding phosphate ABC transporter substrate-binding protein PstS, which yields MNLKRFGAPAAIAAAAALALSSCAANEGGSSSDDTTDSSLSGTLVGAGASSQGSAQEAWIAAFQTANPDVTVNYDPSGSGAGRETFQEGASDFAGSDRAFNDEEIAEGNFQACAPDTNIIELPLYISPIAVIFNLEGVETLNLDADTLAGIFGGEITNWNDDAIVEQNDGVELPDLAITAVHRADDSGTTENFTEYLGAAAPDLWTYEADGVWPFEGGEAAQGTSGVVDAVTNGTGTIGYADASRAGDLGTVAVKVGEEYVPYSPEAAAAIVDASPFVEGRSEFDLAIELQRDTTESGTYPIVLVSYLVACEQYADSANVELVKAYLGYIASPEGQDASAESAGSAPISENLRELATAAIDSIQ from the coding sequence GTGAATCTCAAGCGTTTCGGCGCCCCCGCCGCAATCGCCGCCGCCGCAGCACTCGCGCTCAGCTCCTGCGCGGCCAACGAGGGAGGCTCCTCGTCCGACGACACCACCGACTCGTCGCTCTCCGGCACCCTCGTGGGTGCAGGCGCCTCGTCGCAGGGCTCCGCTCAGGAGGCCTGGATCGCCGCGTTCCAGACCGCGAACCCCGACGTGACCGTCAACTACGACCCGTCGGGCTCGGGCGCCGGTCGCGAGACGTTCCAGGAGGGCGCCAGCGACTTCGCCGGTTCCGACCGTGCGTTCAACGACGAGGAGATCGCCGAGGGCAACTTCCAGGCCTGCGCTCCCGACACGAACATCATCGAGCTGCCGCTGTACATCTCGCCGATCGCCGTGATCTTCAACCTCGAGGGCGTCGAGACGCTGAACCTCGACGCCGACACCCTCGCCGGCATCTTCGGCGGCGAGATCACCAACTGGAACGACGACGCGATCGTCGAGCAGAACGACGGCGTCGAGCTGCCCGACCTGGCCATCACCGCCGTGCACCGTGCCGACGACTCGGGCACCACCGAGAACTTCACCGAGTACCTCGGTGCGGCTGCTCCCGACTTGTGGACCTACGAGGCCGACGGCGTCTGGCCGTTCGAGGGCGGCGAGGCCGCCCAGGGCACCTCGGGCGTCGTCGACGCCGTGACCAACGGCACCGGCACCATCGGCTACGCCGACGCGTCGCGCGCCGGCGACCTCGGCACCGTCGCGGTCAAGGTCGGCGAGGAGTACGTGCCGTACTCGCCCGAGGCCGCTGCCGCGATCGTCGACGCGTCGCCGTTCGTCGAGGGCCGCTCGGAGTTCGACCTCGCGATCGAGCTCCAGCGCGACACGACCGAGTCGGGCACCTACCCGATCGTGCTGGTCAGCTACCTCGTCGCCTGCGAGCAGTACGCCGACTCGGCCAACGTCGAGCTCGTGAAGGCGTACCTCGGCTACATCGCCAGCCCCGAGGGCCAGGACGCGTCGGCCGAGTCCGCCGGTTCGGCTCCGATCTCGGAGAACCTGCGCGAGCTCGCCACCGCTGCGATCGACTCGATCCAGTAA
- the pstA gene encoding phosphate ABC transporter permease PstA: MATTTTRPAASSTSVENSLAAAKLPTYALWIVFGVSFAVVGAVLLLIAIASESEFNYAGWLIIGGLLYALSTWLFSSLVEGRRRGMDRFITALVIGAFVIAMIPLISVTWTVVSLGAARFDIEFFSYSMRNVTGEGGGALHAIIGTLEMTGMAALISIPIGLMTSIYLVEYGRGAVARGITFLVDVMTGIPSIVAGLFAYSLFSIFLGPGTRTGFAGSIALAVLMIPVVVRSSEEMLRLVPNELREASYALGVPKWLTIVKVVLPTSIAGITTGIMLSIARVIGETAPLLIAAGFTASMNYNLFEGRMSSLPVFVYTQYANQGNPPEAYLDRAWAGALTLIIIVMALNLVARLVARTFAPKTGR; encoded by the coding sequence ATGGCCACCACGACCACCCGACCCGCTGCCTCCTCGACCTCGGTCGAGAACTCGCTCGCAGCGGCGAAGCTCCCCACCTACGCCCTCTGGATCGTCTTCGGCGTCTCGTTCGCCGTGGTCGGCGCCGTGCTGCTGCTGATCGCGATCGCCTCCGAGTCCGAGTTCAACTACGCCGGCTGGCTCATCATCGGCGGGCTCCTCTACGCGCTCAGCACCTGGCTGTTCTCCTCGCTCGTCGAGGGACGCCGCCGCGGCATGGACCGCTTCATCACGGCGCTCGTGATCGGGGCGTTCGTCATCGCGATGATCCCGCTGATCTCGGTCACCTGGACCGTGGTCAGCCTCGGCGCGGCCCGATTCGACATCGAGTTCTTCTCCTACTCGATGCGCAACGTCACCGGCGAGGGCGGTGGCGCCCTGCACGCCATCATCGGCACGCTCGAGATGACCGGCATGGCCGCGCTCATCTCGATCCCGATCGGCCTCATGACCTCGATCTACCTGGTCGAGTACGGCCGCGGCGCCGTCGCGCGCGGCATCACCTTCCTCGTGGACGTCATGACGGGCATCCCCTCGATCGTCGCGGGCCTGTTCGCCTACTCGCTGTTCTCGATCTTCCTCGGACCCGGCACCCGTACCGGCTTCGCCGGATCGATCGCCCTCGCGGTGCTGATGATCCCGGTCGTCGTGCGCTCGAGCGAGGAGATGCTGCGGCTCGTGCCGAACGAGCTCCGCGAGGCCTCCTACGCGCTCGGCGTGCCGAAGTGGCTCACGATCGTGAAGGTCGTGCTGCCCACCTCGATCGCCGGCATCACGACCGGCATCATGCTCTCGATCGCGCGCGTCATCGGCGAGACCGCCCCGCTGCTCATCGCCGCGGGCTTCACCGCGAGCATGAACTACAACCTGTTCGAGGGCCGCATGAGTTCACTCCCCGTGTTCGTGTACACGCAGTACGCGAACCAGGGCAACCCGCCCGAGGCCTACCTCGATCGGGCGTGGGCCGGTGCGCTCACCCTGATCATCATCGTCATGGCCCTCAACCTCGTCGCGCGCCTCGTCGCCCGCACCTTCGCCCCGAAGACCGGCCGTTAG
- a CDS encoding NUDIX hydrolase — MSAAAVYAAGAVCWRWIDGRIHVLVVHRTQQGDVTIPKGKVDPGESLPQTAVREIKEETGLSIALGVPLGEIRYLMPNGREKVVHYWAGEVTDDAIRRSTFVPNGEIAALEWVTLKRARSYLSYESDVVLLERFAALVDDGVTSTVPLIVLRHGKARSRSGWGKKDDSARPLVARGVAQAAALAPTLAAWSPTRIVSSPAVRCVTTVAPLAADAHIEIKRSDDLSQASWEAGTANVRRVVGKRVRARKPAVICSHRPVLPDIMREIALATGTPIGTYAEDAAEMDAGGFSVVHLSTENPASGIVALETHPARP; from the coding sequence CTACGCGGCCGGGGCCGTCTGCTGGCGGTGGATCGACGGGCGCATCCACGTGCTCGTCGTGCACCGCACGCAGCAGGGCGACGTCACCATCCCCAAGGGCAAGGTCGACCCCGGCGAGAGCCTCCCGCAGACCGCGGTGCGCGAGATCAAGGAGGAGACCGGCCTCTCGATCGCGCTCGGGGTGCCGCTCGGCGAGATCCGCTACCTCATGCCGAACGGTCGCGAGAAGGTCGTGCACTACTGGGCGGGCGAGGTCACCGACGACGCCATCCGGAGGTCGACCTTCGTGCCGAACGGCGAGATCGCGGCACTCGAATGGGTCACGCTCAAGCGCGCCCGGAGCTACCTGAGCTACGAGTCCGACGTCGTGCTGCTCGAGCGGTTCGCGGCGCTGGTCGACGACGGGGTGACGAGCACGGTGCCGCTGATCGTGCTGCGGCACGGCAAGGCCAGGTCGCGCAGCGGTTGGGGCAAGAAGGACGACTCGGCGCGGCCGCTGGTCGCGCGCGGCGTCGCGCAGGCCGCCGCGCTGGCGCCGACGCTCGCAGCCTGGTCGCCGACCCGCATCGTGTCGAGTCCGGCCGTGCGCTGCGTGACGACGGTCGCGCCCCTGGCGGCCGACGCGCACATCGAGATCAAGCGCAGCGACGACCTCTCGCAGGCGTCGTGGGAGGCGGGCACCGCGAACGTCCGGCGGGTCGTCGGCAAGCGGGTGCGCGCCCGCAAGCCGGCCGTCATCTGCAGCCACCGGCCCGTGCTGCCGGACATCATGCGCGAGATCGCGCTCGCGACCGGCACGCCGATCGGCACCTACGCCGAGGATGCGGCCGAGATGGATGCCGGCGGGTTCAGCGTCGTGCACCTCTCGACCGAGAACCCGGCGTCCGGGATCGTCGCGCTCGAGACGCATCCCGCGCGCCCCTGA
- a CDS encoding DNA-directed RNA polymerase subunit beta, producing MSGADHHRPVRMPSGAFEGYEGAEDPAQLNRAAHDSATALLARVRDDPDPEVVERLVSFTDEHGIDTVAELWSRAGARSLPGALWRIYLLRALIRQDPTGMGYVFEQGAALATTGDRVVAGAASPTGPDEVLALADQILRGAFAGDFAIALERAASFCRITALGSASLADAADLADSDRGASLTTRALRLSQLSVELSACARLWRRERLD from the coding sequence ATGAGCGGAGCCGACCACCACCGACCAGTGCGGATGCCCTCCGGGGCGTTCGAGGGGTACGAGGGCGCCGAGGACCCGGCGCAGCTGAACCGCGCGGCGCACGACAGCGCGACCGCGCTGCTCGCGCGCGTGCGCGACGACCCCGACCCCGAGGTGGTCGAGCGGCTCGTGTCGTTCACCGACGAGCACGGCATCGACACGGTGGCCGAGCTCTGGTCTCGCGCCGGCGCGCGCAGCCTGCCCGGCGCGCTGTGGCGCATCTACCTGCTGCGCGCGCTCATCCGGCAGGACCCCACCGGCATGGGCTACGTCTTCGAACAGGGTGCCGCGCTCGCCACCACGGGCGACCGCGTGGTCGCCGGCGCGGCTTCGCCGACCGGCCCCGACGAGGTGCTCGCGCTCGCCGACCAGATCCTCCGCGGCGCGTTCGCAGGCGACTTCGCGATCGCACTCGAGCGCGCCGCCTCGTTCTGCCGCATCACCGCCCTCGGCTCCGCGAGCCTGGCCGACGCGGCCGACCTCGCCGACTCCGACCGGGGCGCCTCGCTGACGACCCGTGCGCTGCGGCTCAGCCAGCTGTCGGTCGAGCTCTCGGCGTGCGCTCGACTGTGGCGGCGCGAGCGGCTCGACTGA
- a CDS encoding NAD(P)-dependent malic enzyme, whose protein sequence is MSIDDITSTTHTRTPITLTDAEIFAAHDGGKLEIALSSPLETKRDLSIAYTPGVAQVSRTIRDAPEAARQYTWASRLVAVVSDGTAVLGLGDIGASASLPVMEGKSALFRRFGGLNSIPLVLETTDVDEIVETLVRLRSSFGAVNLEDIAAPRCFELEAKLIEALDMPVMHDDQHGTAVVALAALLNAARIVERELPSLRVVISGAGAAGIAVAEILLRSGVEDVVLLDSRGILHAERPGLEGVKADYAVRTNPRGLTGGIDEALEGADVFIGVSSGTVPEETIARMSADAIVFALSNPDPEVHPDVASRHARVVATGRSDFPNQINNVLAFPGIFRGALDAGARRITPEMKLAAAHAIAGIVGDDLAADRIVPSPLDDRVAPAVAAAVMAAAEAGSALSRED, encoded by the coding sequence ATGAGCATCGACGACATCACCAGCACGACGCACACCCGCACCCCGATCACCCTCACCGACGCCGAGATCTTCGCCGCGCACGACGGCGGCAAGCTCGAGATCGCCCTCAGCTCGCCGCTCGAGACGAAGCGCGACCTGTCGATCGCCTATACGCCGGGCGTCGCGCAGGTGAGCCGCACCATCCGCGACGCCCCCGAGGCGGCGCGCCAGTACACCTGGGCGAGCCGGCTCGTCGCCGTCGTGAGCGACGGCACGGCGGTGCTCGGGCTGGGCGACATCGGCGCGTCGGCGTCGCTGCCGGTCATGGAGGGCAAGTCGGCGCTGTTCCGCAGGTTCGGCGGGCTGAACTCCATTCCGCTCGTGCTCGAGACCACCGACGTCGACGAGATCGTCGAGACGCTCGTGCGGCTGCGGTCGAGCTTCGGCGCGGTGAACCTGGAGGACATCGCGGCGCCCCGCTGCTTCGAGCTCGAGGCGAAGCTCATCGAGGCGCTCGACATGCCGGTCATGCACGACGACCAGCACGGCACCGCCGTGGTGGCGCTCGCGGCGCTGCTGAACGCGGCGCGCATCGTGGAGCGCGAGCTGCCGTCGCTGCGCGTCGTCATCTCCGGTGCGGGGGCGGCGGGCATCGCAGTCGCCGAGATCCTGCTGCGCTCGGGCGTGGAGGACGTGGTGCTGCTCGATTCGCGCGGCATCCTGCATGCGGAGCGGCCCGGGCTCGAGGGCGTCAAGGCCGACTACGCGGTGCGCACGAACCCGCGCGGCCTCACCGGCGGCATCGACGAGGCGCTCGAGGGCGCGGACGTGTTCATCGGCGTCTCGTCGGGCACGGTGCCCGAGGAGACGATCGCCCGCATGTCGGCTGACGCGATCGTGTTCGCGCTGTCGAACCCCGACCCCGAGGTGCACCCCGACGTCGCGTCCCGGCACGCCCGCGTGGTCGCGACCGGGCGGAGCGACTTCCCGAACCAGATCAACAACGTGCTGGCGTTCCCGGGCATCTTCCGCGGTGCGCTCGACGCGGGCGCCCGCCGCATCACGCCCGAGATGAAGCTCGCGGCCGCGCACGCGATCGCCGGCATCGTGGGCGACGACCTCGCCGCCGATCGCATCGTGCCGAGCCCGCTCGACGACCGGGTCGCGCCCGCCGTGGCCGCGGCCGTCATGGCGGCCGCGGAGGCCGGGTCCGCGCTCAGTCGCGAGGACTGA